The Antedon mediterranea chromosome 7, ecAntMedi1.1, whole genome shotgun sequence genome has a segment encoding these proteins:
- the LOC140055260 gene encoding DDB1- and CUL4-associated factor 6-like yields the protein MDRKRNITWKARARSIGSLDFQILRRSIIGDANFVQRLKLDTKLAVHSGCVNSICWSENGETILSGSDDKHLVVTNGHTRTKVASIISGHRANIFCAKYIPVSRNKLVVSCSGDGILAFNELEREDTHGLNMFNCHYGTVYELATIPQDPHAFISSGEDGTVRLFDLRMKTNCNKDECREDVLINCRCAVTSLAVNPVVPYHLAVGCSDSSIRIFDRRMLGTKGSGNFTGRGIHGMFSRFSPIHLQTKYCRPTSLSYSHDGREMLVSYSSEYIYLFGTDEKDTLIEEPDERKADPLLDKDEMPPVNPVKRLRVRGDWSDTGPTARPRAESAETQSSQSVMQRMSELFTRWLEDAASSQPLVLLDLPRTSMDTSFRTEEPRRPRAERVGPAQRESRHSADSQQSTSLRMEACSLGEGATSMPESSSQIEVTQSLDNQQPNETPLDRISSSKKHSDWQRKCSGDTDMPSSTTLPAKSESCTTIDDLGSFEDKKRRRSQHSSASEGAAEESETSKDRSRSRRSKKVFKVDDDGGDKDGSGSDNSSSDECKGKKSDKNEGKKVKNKLENEVKDQKEGEKCSNEGREEAGTSRRWGIGEASDDVSNSREEAKAERVMSKGERVRQALLGKAREEREKEKEQFRNVTSLKVKSVYRGHRNSRTMIKESGFWGDNLVLSGSDCGHVFIWDRHTTQLLMLLEGDRHVVNCVQPHPYEPILATSGIDYDIKLWAPLADEPCRPMNADEVMRVNELMLEETRDTITVPPSFILRMMSTLQNLRSGRNQQTMESSSSDDES from the exons ATGGacagaaaaagaaatataacatgGAAAGCTCGAGCTCGTTCAATTGGTTCTCTAGATTTTCAAATACTTCGTAGAAGCATTATTG GAGATGCTAATTTTGTCCAAAGATTGAAGCTTGACACAAAGCTAGCTGTTCACTCTGGTTGT GTTAACAGTATATGTTGGAGTGAGAATGGGGAAACCATTTTATCAGGATCAGATGACAAACACCTGGTTGTAACAAATGGCCACACTAGGACGAAGGTTGCCTCAATTATATCAGGACATAGAGCCAATATATTCTGTGCTAAATACATTCCTGTATCCCGGAATAAGCTG GTTGTATCATGTTCAGGAGATGGTATATTGGCATTTAATGAGTTGGAGAGAGAAGATACTCATGGTCTCAACATGTTCAATTGCCACTATGGTACTGTATATGAG CTGGCAACAATACCTCAGGACCCTCACGCTTTCATTTCCAGTGGTGAAGATGGCACAGTACGATTATTTGATTTACGAATGAAAACCAATTGTAATAAGGATGAGTGTAGAGAG GATGTACTTATAAACTGTCGTTGTGCAGTTACTTCACTGGCCGTTAATCCAGTGGTTCCATATCATCTTGCCGTTGGTTGTTCTGATAGCTCGATAAGAATATTTGACCGACGAATGCTTGGCACTAAAGGCTCTG GTAACTTTACTGGTCGTGGCATTCATGGCATGTTTAGCAGATTTAGCCCAATACATCTGCAGACTAAGTATTGCAGGCCGACATCTCTCAGCTACAGTCATGATGGAAGGGAAATGCTTGTAAGCTACTCCTCTGAGTACATCTATTTATTTGGCACTGATGAAAAAGATACATTGATCGAAGAACCCGATGAAAGAAAAGCTGATCCTCTATTAGACAAAGATGAA ATGCCACCAGTTAATCCTGTCAAAAGGCTACGTGTTAGAGGTGATTGGTCGGATACAGGCCCAACAGCACGCCCTCGTGCTGAAAGTGCAG aaaCACAGTCTTCACAAAGTGTGATGCAACGGATGTCAGAGCTCTTTACTAGATGGCTTGAGGATGCTGCCAGTAGCCAACCTTTAGTTCTGCTTGATCTTCCAAGAACATCTATGGATACATCCTTCAGAACTGAAGAACCCAGAAGACCAAGAGCTGAAAGAGTTGGTCCTGCTCAGAGAGAATCAAGACATTCTGCTGATAGTCAACAATCAACTTCCTTAAGAATGGAGGCATGCTCCTTAGGTGAAGGAGCAACCTCTATGCCAGAAAGTTCAAGTCAAATAGAAGTTACACAATCTTTAGATAATCAACAACCTAATGAAACACCACTTGATAGAATATCTTCCTCTAAAAAACATTCTGATTGGCAGAGAAAATGCTCAGGTGATACAGACATGCCATCTTCTACAACATTGCCAGCAAAATCTGAAAGTTGTACAACAATTGACGATCTTGGTAGTTTTGAGGATAAGAAAAGGAGACGCAGTCAACATAGTTCTGCATCTGAAGGTGCTGCCGAGGAATCTGAAACTTCCAAGGACCGTAGTCGTTCCAGACGTAGTAAAAAAGTTTtcaaagttgatgatgatggtggtgataaAGATGGTAGTGGCTCTGACAATTCAAGTTCAGATGAATGCAAAGGAAAGAAAAGTGATAAAAATGAAGGAaagaaagttaaaaataaattagaaaatgaaGTAAAAGACCAAAAAGAAGGAGAAAAGTGTTCTAATGAGGGTCGTGAAGAAGCAGGTACCAGTAGAAGATGG gGGATTGGAGAAGCTAGTGATGATGTGAGTAATTCAAGAGAGGAAGCAAAAGCAGAAAG AGTGATGAGCAAAGGAGAACGGGTTCGGCAAGCTTTGCTTGGAAAGGCAAGGGAAGAAAGAGAGAAAGAAAAAGAGCAATTTAGAAACGTGACTTCATTAAAGGTCAAGAGTGTATACAGAGGTCACAGAAACTCCAGAACAATG ATCAAAGAATCTGGATTCTGGGGTGATAATCTTGTGCTTAGTGGTTCTGATTGCGGACATGTGTTCATTTGGGATCGTCATACTACTCAACTGCTCATGCTTCTAGAGGGCGATAGACATGTTGTGAATTGTGTTCAGCCACATCCTTATGAACCAA ttctCGCAACAAGTGGTATTGACTATGATATCAAGCTATGGGCACCGTTAGCAGATGAGCCATGTAGGCCTATGAATGCAGATGAG GTTATGCGTGTGAATGAGTTAATGCTTGAAGAAACGAGAGATACGATAACAGTTCCACCATCGTTCATTTTGCGCATGATGTCAACGCTGCAAAATTTAAGATCAG GTCGAAATCAGCAAACAATGGAATCTTCCAGTAGTGATGATGAATCATGA